One stretch of Gemmatimonas sp. DNA includes these proteins:
- a CDS encoding toll/interleukin-1 receptor domain-containing protein produces the protein MAKVFISHSGNDKPLVDSLVDLLQLGCHLNLVDIVCTSVEGAGIETGAEFIHWIDASMSDSAIVILVLTPNFYASRFCLAEMGAAWATKKPVFPLVAPSSARDPGVVFLGRQSSRMDSTGLDELRDRIAEFNPHTATATPRWTLKKNDFLTSLDLILAALPIPATVDRKQLETEKELTEAARQLYRDNEVVVRELRERIRLLELAKDATEVRKIRNQFSDAVTRYEATKKEVRVALDSLGRIETRAIYASLAQERWRPEHTTWDLWGSDIHKATKSGWILETEDMSGSKMYTANKQHPRLSKVFKLLEDLRCVIEEISEEDSSTIVSDIGCLLEVDNWQYWEEQLLDYRLLA, from the coding sequence GTGGCAAAAGTGTTCATCAGTCATTCCGGAAATGACAAGCCCCTCGTCGATTCTCTAGTCGATCTGCTTCAGCTGGGATGTCATTTGAATCTCGTCGACATCGTCTGCACCTCCGTTGAAGGAGCGGGCATCGAAACAGGTGCTGAGTTCATTCACTGGATCGACGCGAGTATGTCCGATTCGGCGATCGTTATCTTGGTACTGACACCAAATTTCTACGCAAGTCGCTTCTGTCTTGCAGAAATGGGCGCCGCATGGGCAACCAAGAAACCGGTCTTCCCATTGGTGGCACCGTCTTCCGCAAGGGATCCTGGTGTCGTATTTCTCGGTAGACAGTCGTCGCGAATGGACTCAACCGGCCTGGACGAACTGAGAGATCGGATTGCCGAATTCAACCCACATACTGCGACCGCTACACCGCGCTGGACTCTCAAGAAGAATGACTTCCTGACGTCTCTGGATTTGATTCTCGCCGCACTTCCGATTCCGGCAACGGTAGACCGAAAGCAGCTCGAGACGGAGAAGGAGCTCACAGAGGCAGCAAGACAGCTCTATAGAGATAACGAAGTTGTCGTGCGTGAACTGCGGGAACGCATTCGTCTCCTGGAGCTAGCCAAGGATGCTACCGAAGTCCGGAAAATCCGAAACCAGTTCAGCGACGCTGTTACACGATACGAAGCGACAAAGAAGGAAGTTCGAGTCGCTCTGGACTCACTTGGGCGCATTGAAACTCGAGCCATCTACGCAAGTTTAGCGCAGGAACGTTGGCGACCCGAGCACACTACTTGGGATCTTTGGGGTTCAGACATCCACAAGGCAACCAAGAGCGGTTGGATACTTGAAACAGAAGACATGTCTGGATCGAAGATGTATACCGCAAACAAGCAGCACCCGCGACTGTCAAAGGTGTTCAAGCTTCTCGAAGATCTCCGATGCGTCATTGAGGAGATCTCAGAGGAGGATAGCTCGACGATAGTGAGTGATATCGGATGTCTCCTCGAAGTTGACAATTGGCAGTACTGGGAAGAGCAGTTGCTTGACTACCGGCTCCTTGCCTAA
- a CDS encoding ASCH domain-containing protein produces MKILLSIRPEYARRILDGTKRFEFRKRIHRDPRVQTVVIYATMPVGMVIGEFTIESVHADDPESLWEHTKEHSGISKEFFSSYFHGRDVAYAIEIKKVRKFRKPKSVSEYLASGIAPQSYAYVD; encoded by the coding sequence ATGAAGATCTTGTTATCAATTAGACCCGAGTACGCTCGGAGGATCCTCGATGGCACGAAGCGATTCGAGTTTCGGAAGCGCATCCACCGCGACCCACGCGTCCAGACAGTTGTTATCTACGCTACAATGCCAGTTGGCATGGTGATAGGCGAGTTCACCATTGAGTCTGTACACGCGGATGATCCGGAAAGTCTTTGGGAGCATACGAAGGAGCACTCTGGGATCTCCAAGGAGTTCTTCTCTTCGTACTTTCACGGGCGTGATGTCGCGTACGCAATCGAAATCAAAAAGGTGAGGAAGTTCCGAAAGCCAAAAAGCGTCTCCGAGTACTTGGCGAGTGGGATTGCGCCCCAGTCGTATGCGTACGTCGACTAG
- a CDS encoding zinc ribbon domain-containing protein gives MKVLAAAYVGNEAISGIRAMVASSSDSIGLPPVVGLILGVSAFVLAIGGLQQVVRGIGQVGTLVMPPRAPADLADYEADLAVPLMRRELPAFKLPSVDEYRLAHRLFPTQFPLLSRRVREQLILAVSSATSAALLSALVACFLWGLTFVQSEAVQALRPSFPWIVILGLFASSAVRLRFVQSHFQSSTPSLFREEFRFTAAGGGDPLQIPIGLEHELMSLRPFSGAPNRGRVFGFAMQPGGVGNTGEYSGDIVLETQPELVEPKLPMSPDIVLAVAAAMTLTALGLMLARPDYLADGSAFSNAPNMPGVAARFSARMFGAFFLLGSAKETIGQAEHFLSVFRFRSLGVVVSVQGTFGRAGVKVGKAIRDSIESENVIVRSDSAIVGYIARIESESSGLMGVRSVISMSADPLSELVRSTLEQWFEAFRARGSDIVGIDLRSEKVRDLVQANVAIDAQRTGAKETARIQASQRAGADSKLSKPLSEGVSRIEERNQEPPRMLHPPSAGRTDLPDEDSKVCPDCAERVRLAARRCRFCGYDFATD, from the coding sequence TTGAAGGTTCTCGCGGCGGCTTACGTCGGAAATGAAGCGATTTCCGGAATTCGAGCGATGGTCGCCTCATCGAGCGACTCAATAGGTTTGCCGCCGGTGGTGGGATTGATACTCGGCGTGAGCGCGTTTGTTCTCGCGATTGGCGGCCTGCAGCAGGTGGTTCGCGGTATCGGTCAAGTTGGCACACTCGTAATGCCCCCGCGTGCGCCGGCTGACTTGGCCGACTACGAGGCAGACCTCGCTGTGCCACTCATGAGGCGCGAGCTGCCAGCGTTCAAGCTCCCATCCGTTGATGAATATCGGTTGGCACACCGTCTCTTCCCGACACAGTTCCCGTTACTCTCGCGAAGAGTTCGGGAACAGTTGATTCTTGCTGTCTCCAGCGCGACCTCGGCTGCTCTTCTATCCGCGCTGGTAGCATGCTTTCTGTGGGGCTTGACGTTCGTGCAGTCAGAGGCTGTTCAGGCACTTCGCCCGTCGTTTCCTTGGATAGTCATTCTAGGGCTTTTCGCCTCAAGTGCGGTGCGACTTCGATTTGTGCAGTCGCATTTTCAATCTTCGACTCCTTCGCTTTTTCGTGAGGAGTTTCGATTTACGGCGGCTGGTGGTGGGGATCCACTGCAGATTCCGATTGGCCTTGAGCATGAACTGATGTCTCTGCGCCCCTTCAGCGGTGCGCCAAATCGTGGCCGAGTGTTCGGCTTCGCGATGCAGCCGGGTGGTGTCGGTAACACTGGCGAATACTCAGGGGACATCGTCTTAGAGACACAACCGGAGCTCGTCGAACCCAAACTGCCGATGTCGCCCGACATCGTGCTAGCAGTCGCTGCGGCAATGACGCTCACAGCACTCGGTCTGATGCTCGCACGACCAGATTACCTCGCTGACGGCTCCGCATTCTCGAACGCACCAAACATGCCAGGCGTCGCTGCCCGATTTTCAGCACGCATGTTCGGAGCGTTCTTTCTGCTGGGATCCGCAAAGGAGACCATCGGGCAAGCTGAGCATTTCCTGAGCGTCTTTCGCTTTCGCTCTCTTGGCGTCGTGGTCTCTGTACAAGGCACTTTCGGGCGAGCTGGAGTCAAGGTTGGTAAGGCGATCCGCGACTCTATCGAAAGCGAGAATGTGATTGTACGAAGCGACTCCGCCATTGTTGGCTACATAGCGAGAATCGAGTCGGAGAGTAGTGGCCTGATGGGCGTTCGATCGGTTATTTCGATGTCGGCAGATCCACTGAGCGAGTTGGTCCGCAGCACCCTCGAACAATGGTTTGAAGCATTTCGTGCCCGAGGATCAGACATTGTCGGAATCGACCTACGGAGCGAGAAGGTACGCGATCTCGTGCAAGCAAATGTGGCGATTGATGCACAGCGGACCGGCGCCAAGGAAACGGCACGCATTCAGGCATCACAGAGGGCTGGCGCTGATTCGAAACTGTCGAAGCCGCTGAGCGAAGGAGTTTCCCGCATCGAAGAAAGAAACCAAGAACCACCGCGAATGCTTCACCCGCCGAGCGCAGGGCGTACCGATTTGCCAGATGAGGACTCGAAGGTGTGCCCGGACTGTGCTGAGCGAGTTCGACTTGCCGCTCGCCGGTGTCGCTTCTGCGGGTATGATTTCGCCACAGACTAG
- a CDS encoding protein kinase has protein sequence MRPLDHLRSALADRYTVERELGQGGMATVYLASDRKHDRPVAIKVLRPELGNALGAERFLREIRTTAALRHPNILPLFDSGATDTGPDGLLFYVMPLVEGESLRARLDRERQLPVSDALRITGEVAAALSYAHSRLIIHRDIKPENILLENGRAIVADFGIARAVTTDSGTALTQTGLVLGTPVYMSPEQGMGESGLDGRSDQYALGCVLYEMLGGEPPYTGPTAMAIAAKRLLEPVPKIRTLRETVPEHVAAALNRALAKTPADRFTDVAEFARALVAAEAVSPPPSASRPSAPPTPASRRLSGGLAIGVGAAVVLSLGALWFASRDRAAPFPTIGSTSQVTRDPALELDPALSPNGSMLAYAQGTPTKLQVYVQPVAGGRPMALTSDTTESFRAPVWSPDGRSVAFQGKDGVWVAPAAGGAARRVVQLDTALMPMGSGSISAVTGLAWSRDGTRLAYTSVEPILNLASVAPGSETVRLQTPAMPSSPAWSPNGKWVAVAVGNSPFIFGTGYLGNTGNSAIVLIPTAGGPAVPVTDGASLNQSPQWSPDGRALYWISDRGGNRDVYRVRVARTGSPAGPAERLTTGLDAHSISLAANGSALAYSVFRTYSNIWSLPVPAAGPVVAAASATPLTTGRQTIESVEVSTDGQWLVFDSDRGGNADLYRMPAVGGEPVRITSDSGGDFSAVWSRDGGRIAFHSFRGGVRHVYTMNADGTGSVQRTLGQASELDPTWSPDGTALGFQSIRNGQNTLRVVSLSGKDSSRVVAISGDFLRWSPTGPWLAYHAVDGIRVVAATGGQSRLLVDNTLDGGDAFLAAWAPNGETIYYLSRRPTGWAIRSVPFAGGTTRALVDFGDPASQPARYGFSTDGRRFYLTVGSSESDLWVMRLEGR, from the coding sequence ATGCGCCCCCTCGACCACCTCCGCTCCGCCCTCGCCGACCGCTACACCGTCGAGCGCGAGTTGGGGCAGGGCGGGATGGCCACGGTGTACTTGGCCAGCGATCGCAAGCACGACCGCCCCGTCGCCATCAAGGTCCTCCGCCCCGAACTTGGGAACGCGCTCGGCGCGGAGCGGTTTCTCCGGGAGATCCGGACCACCGCAGCGCTCCGGCACCCCAACATCCTCCCGCTCTTCGACTCCGGCGCCACCGACACCGGCCCCGACGGGCTGCTCTTCTACGTGATGCCGCTGGTCGAGGGGGAGTCGCTCCGCGCCCGTCTCGACCGCGAACGCCAACTCCCCGTCAGCGACGCGCTCCGCATCACCGGCGAGGTCGCCGCCGCGCTCTCGTACGCGCATTCACGCCTGATCATCCATCGCGACATCAAGCCCGAGAACATTCTCCTGGAGAATGGTCGCGCGATCGTCGCCGACTTCGGGATTGCCCGGGCCGTCACGACCGATAGCGGCACCGCGCTCACGCAAACCGGCCTCGTGCTCGGCACGCCGGTCTACATGAGCCCGGAGCAGGGGATGGGCGAATCCGGGCTCGACGGCCGGAGCGATCAATACGCATTAGGCTGCGTGCTCTACGAAATGTTGGGAGGCGAACCGCCCTACACCGGCCCAACCGCCATGGCGATCGCGGCCAAACGACTCTTGGAACCGGTACCGAAGATTCGGACACTGCGGGAGACGGTGCCCGAGCACGTCGCAGCGGCGCTCAACCGGGCGCTCGCCAAGACGCCCGCCGATCGCTTCACCGACGTTGCTGAGTTTGCGCGCGCGCTCGTTGCCGCCGAAGCCGTCTCGCCGCCGCCAAGCGCTTCTCGGCCAAGCGCGCCGCCGACACCCGCTTCGCGGCGCCTGAGCGGCGGGCTGGCGATTGGCGTGGGTGCCGCGGTGGTCTTGTCGCTCGGCGCGCTCTGGTTCGCAAGCCGAGACCGGGCGGCACCGTTCCCGACCATCGGCAGCACGAGCCAAGTGACCCGCGATCCGGCGCTCGAACTCGACCCGGCGCTCTCGCCCAACGGGTCGATGCTCGCCTACGCCCAGGGCACGCCGACCAAGCTCCAGGTCTACGTCCAGCCAGTCGCGGGTGGTCGGCCCATGGCACTGACCTCCGACACCACGGAGAGCTTCCGGGCGCCTGTCTGGTCTCCCGACGGGCGCTCCGTCGCCTTCCAGGGCAAGGACGGCGTCTGGGTGGCGCCGGCCGCTGGCGGGGCGGCAAGACGGGTGGTGCAGCTGGACACCGCCTTGATGCCCATGGGGTCGGGCTCGATCTCGGCGGTGACGGGTCTGGCCTGGTCCCGCGACGGGACGCGGCTTGCCTACACGAGCGTGGAGCCCATCCTGAATCTTGCGTCGGTCGCGCCCGGCAGCGAGACGGTTCGGCTCCAGACACCGGCTATGCCTTCGTCGCCTGCCTGGTCGCCCAACGGGAAGTGGGTGGCGGTGGCCGTAGGTAACTCCCCGTTCATCTTCGGCACCGGGTATCTCGGTAACACGGGCAACAGCGCCATCGTGCTCATCCCCACCGCTGGCGGTCCTGCGGTCCCTGTCACCGACGGAGCGTCCCTCAATCAGAGTCCGCAGTGGTCGCCCGATGGTCGGGCCCTGTATTGGATCTCCGACCGAGGGGGAAACCGGGACGTCTACCGAGTCCGGGTCGCCCGCACGGGAAGCCCAGCGGGACCGGCCGAGCGGCTCACGACGGGCCTCGACGCCCACAGCATCAGCCTCGCCGCGAACGGGTCAGCGCTGGCCTACTCCGTGTTCCGAACCTACTCCAACATCTGGTCCCTTCCGGTTCCTGCCGCAGGTCCCGTCGTGGCCGCCGCGTCAGCCACGCCACTCACCACCGGCCGGCAGACCATCGAGAGTGTGGAGGTGTCCACCGACGGGCAGTGGCTGGTGTTCGACTCCGACCGGGGTGGTAACGCGGATCTTTATCGGATGCCCGCGGTCGGCGGCGAGCCGGTCCGGATCACCAGCGACTCCGGGGGCGACTTCAGCGCCGTCTGGTCGCGCGACGGTGGCCGGATCGCCTTCCACTCGTTCCGGGGCGGCGTTCGCCACGTGTACACCATGAACGCGGACGGCACCGGATCAGTCCAGCGGACCCTCGGCCAGGCGAGCGAGCTCGACCCGACTTGGTCCCCCGACGGCACCGCGCTGGGTTTCCAGTCGATCCGGAACGGCCAGAACACCCTCCGGGTCGTGTCGCTGTCGGGGAAGGACTCCTCCCGGGTGGTCGCGATCTCAGGGGACTTCCTGCGTTGGTCGCCCACCGGTCCGTGGCTGGCCTACCACGCCGTCGACGGCATTCGGGTAGTCGCGGCGACGGGCGGGCAGAGCCGATTGTTGGTGGACAACACCCTGGACGGCGGCGACGCCTTTCTGGCGGCGTGGGCACCAAACGGGGAAACGATCTACTACCTCTCTCGGCGGCCGACGGGATGGGCGATCCGGTCGGTGCCGTTCGCCGGCGGGACCACACGGGCGCTGGTGGACTTCGGCGACCCGGCGAGTCAGCCGGCCCGGTACGGCTTCTCGACCGACGGGCGGCGGTTCTACCTGACCGTGGGGAGTAGCGAGAGCGACCTGTGGGTGATGCGGTTGGAGGGGCGGTGA
- a CDS encoding Fic family protein → MKLPVPPPSFPTLLADLIATADGRERFEALTREGLGAAPGGRYRHWDTFRHTPPSAQFSAEEQWIAVKLARRALYRPLPMKDVRGVLFQYALPNAALDMLHQIERTAGASLSGNMQGNALVTNRATRDTYLFTSIVEEAITSSQLEGASTTRKVAKAMIQEGRAPSNRSERMILNNYEGMLYVRKFIHAPLTPEIVIELQRRMTEGTLDDPNAAGRFRRDDEHIVIEDETGTRLHTPPPAAELKARMRAMCDYANGAEQGEFVPPAVRALLLHFWLAYDHPFVDGNGRTARALFYWCMAREGYWLCEYVSISRILRKARAQYARSYLYTETDDNDATYFLLYQMRVLLRAIGDLHKYLAKQVVEMHDAEEMVRRASAINTELNPRQLALINHALKNAAARYTVESHRLSHGVSYETARSDLLKLVGQKLLTQRKVGKAFVFVPAANVRERLSDR, encoded by the coding sequence GTGAAGCTGCCTGTTCCGCCCCCAAGCTTTCCTACGCTGCTGGCCGACCTTATTGCCACGGCCGACGGGCGGGAGCGCTTTGAAGCGCTCACGCGCGAAGGCCTCGGTGCCGCGCCCGGCGGCAGGTACCGCCACTGGGACACCTTCCGGCACACGCCCCCTTCAGCGCAGTTCTCCGCAGAGGAGCAGTGGATCGCCGTAAAACTGGCCAGGCGTGCGCTGTACCGGCCGCTGCCAATGAAGGACGTTCGCGGAGTACTGTTTCAGTACGCGCTGCCGAACGCCGCGCTCGACATGCTGCATCAGATCGAGCGGACTGCCGGCGCAAGCCTTAGCGGCAACATGCAGGGCAATGCGCTGGTGACGAACCGCGCCACGCGCGACACGTACCTGTTCACGTCGATCGTGGAAGAGGCGATCACGTCGAGCCAGCTTGAAGGTGCCTCGACCACGCGAAAAGTGGCCAAGGCAATGATTCAGGAGGGACGCGCTCCCAGCAATCGAAGCGAGCGCATGATCCTGAACAACTATGAAGGGATGCTGTACGTCCGAAAGTTCATTCACGCTCCGCTCACACCGGAAATCGTGATCGAACTACAACGACGGATGACCGAGGGAACGCTGGACGATCCCAACGCGGCTGGACGATTTCGGCGCGATGACGAACACATCGTCATCGAAGACGAAACAGGAACACGCCTGCACACGCCTCCGCCGGCCGCCGAGCTGAAAGCACGCATGCGCGCGATGTGTGACTACGCCAACGGTGCAGAGCAGGGAGAATTCGTACCGCCGGCCGTGCGCGCGCTCCTGTTGCACTTCTGGCTGGCGTACGATCACCCATTCGTCGATGGCAACGGCCGAACCGCGCGCGCCTTGTTCTACTGGTGCATGGCGCGCGAAGGCTACTGGCTGTGCGAGTATGTGTCGATCTCTCGAATCCTTCGTAAGGCACGCGCGCAGTATGCGCGTTCCTATCTCTATACGGAGACCGACGACAACGACGCGACGTACTTCTTGTTGTACCAGATGCGTGTGCTACTTCGCGCCATTGGAGACCTGCATAAGTATCTCGCCAAGCAGGTCGTGGAGATGCATGACGCCGAGGAGATGGTACGTCGCGCCTCAGCGATAAATACGGAGCTCAACCCCCGACAGCTCGCGCTGATCAACCACGCGCTGAAGAACGCTGCGGCTCGCTACACCGTGGAGTCACACCGACTTTCGCATGGCGTGAGCTACGAGACAGCACGCAGTGATCTGCTCAAGTTGGTCGGGCAGAAATTGCTGACGCAGCGGAAGGTCGGGAAAGCGTTCGTGTTCGTGCCGGCGGCGAATGTTCGCGAACGCCTCAGCGATAGGTGA
- a CDS encoding two-component regulator propeller domain-containing protein: MSVWLGLLLCLFPVTGRTQPLPALDEYRVRSFSASDGLLGSDVRAVIQGSDGFIYVANSRGVARFDGRRFEVVRLPGLSSLFVVALMRDQRGRLWIRTDGGEIGILDRGRFRALPKPAVPVRSWNETPDGVIWLGGDAGLVRVAPDEAHPYTYFTRADGLPSESVAGVFRIENGEVIALTDTRLARMVADPNSPRGARFESFGPVLAGGNDEYTTARRDERGLWFTARDSDGARLLVRYRSGTFRTFRGAAALPLDSLDWTSRSPSVTGPDVAPALRVHGTKGLGTEPGRILMIALRARDGSDWLALREVNGKQDDVVRRVKGALERIDVKRYARFTRVWQLMEDHEGTIWIGTDRGLVQVSPRRLFALTPADGLSADFTSPVLQTADGTLWVGTWGGGVDEFSRGRWQRRYTTASGLPNNQIRALFQAADGVLWIGTSLGYAAIRDRQVIFAATTQSEVRAFASAPGGGLWIATETALLLRTAQSTSAQFADILRGRHLWSLHRDRTGSLWIATERGLFRVVGDSIHEYGIGDGLRGNSIASIAEEPDGTLWFGSYDRGIHRWRGSRFTPISTAHGLHSDGIWRMLFDEFGAVWMSSDQGIARVPTRQLHAMADSLDEGLSPRGKLTPMLFTEADGMPNRESNRGSPAGWRLQDGRLIFNNLEGLVVISPPLTARRMPAPRTALRSARADERDIVITDTSIAVSSAVRQLRFEYTALSFIAPDQNRYRYRLDGYDNHWVSGGTTAQATYTGLRPGRFAFHVQSTSGADSTYGPEAMVSVQIVPRYWQTLWFRALAIASVLGALFTLYRYRVRQLLALQQMRLRIASDLHDDIGSNLSSIALLSSMLEDHDELADRERQQLRRINRTAAETVDALRDIVWLVNPTHGDVNDLAVRMRRIASDLLPGVAFTLQVDTKGEAKLGMSAMRHTLLVYKEALHNIRRHAAASEVLVALSAARDNCRLSIRDNGRGFVDGAPGEGNGLASMHRRATQLGGSLRVNSAADRGTHILLEFCPE, from the coding sequence TTGAGCGTATGGCTGGGCTTGCTGCTGTGCCTCTTTCCGGTAACCGGACGCACACAGCCACTCCCGGCCCTCGACGAGTATCGCGTTCGCTCATTCAGCGCGTCCGACGGACTCCTCGGCTCCGATGTGCGCGCCGTGATACAGGGCAGCGACGGCTTCATCTATGTCGCCAATAGCCGTGGCGTCGCGCGATTCGATGGTCGGCGCTTCGAGGTGGTGCGGTTGCCGGGTTTGAGCAGCCTGTTCGTGGTCGCCCTCATGCGAGACCAGCGCGGCCGGTTGTGGATTCGCACCGATGGCGGCGAGATCGGCATACTCGATCGTGGCCGATTTCGTGCGCTTCCCAAGCCCGCGGTTCCTGTGCGGTCATGGAATGAGACGCCCGATGGTGTGATCTGGCTCGGTGGAGATGCGGGGCTGGTTCGGGTCGCGCCCGACGAGGCACACCCCTATACGTACTTCACGCGTGCCGATGGGCTGCCAAGCGAATCCGTGGCTGGTGTCTTCCGGATCGAAAATGGGGAAGTCATTGCGCTGACAGACACGCGCCTGGCCAGGATGGTGGCAGACCCGAACTCACCGCGCGGCGCGCGCTTTGAATCGTTCGGACCTGTACTCGCCGGCGGTAACGACGAATACACGACGGCGCGGCGAGATGAGCGGGGACTCTGGTTTACCGCGCGCGACAGCGATGGTGCACGTCTGCTGGTTCGGTACCGGTCGGGTACTTTCCGAACGTTCCGTGGCGCAGCGGCACTCCCACTCGACAGCCTCGACTGGACGTCGCGTTCACCGTCTGTCACTGGTCCAGACGTTGCCCCGGCTTTGCGAGTGCATGGCACAAAAGGTCTTGGAACCGAGCCGGGGCGGATTCTCATGATCGCGCTCCGGGCCCGTGACGGCAGCGACTGGCTTGCCCTCCGTGAAGTGAACGGAAAACAGGATGACGTGGTGCGCCGCGTCAAAGGCGCGCTCGAACGGATTGATGTGAAACGCTACGCCCGATTCACGCGCGTCTGGCAGCTCATGGAGGACCACGAGGGAACCATCTGGATAGGCACCGATCGAGGACTCGTACAGGTGTCCCCTCGAAGGCTTTTCGCCTTGACGCCGGCAGACGGGCTGAGTGCCGATTTCACGTCACCCGTCCTCCAAACAGCGGACGGCACACTCTGGGTGGGCACGTGGGGAGGAGGAGTCGACGAGTTCTCTCGCGGCCGCTGGCAACGTCGATATACTACGGCAAGCGGCCTCCCGAATAACCAGATCAGGGCACTGTTTCAGGCAGCCGATGGAGTTCTCTGGATCGGCACGAGTCTGGGCTACGCGGCGATTCGCGATCGGCAGGTCATCTTCGCGGCGACGACCCAATCGGAGGTGCGCGCATTTGCGTCCGCTCCGGGCGGTGGCCTCTGGATCGCTACGGAGACCGCGCTTCTGCTGCGAACAGCACAAAGCACGTCAGCGCAGTTCGCCGACATCCTGCGCGGCAGGCATCTTTGGTCGTTGCATCGTGACCGCACGGGATCGCTGTGGATAGCAACAGAACGCGGCCTGTTCCGTGTCGTGGGAGACTCGATTCACGAGTACGGTATCGGTGATGGGCTGCGAGGAAACTCAATCGCATCGATAGCCGAAGAACCCGACGGCACGCTCTGGTTCGGCAGCTATGACCGAGGAATCCACCGCTGGCGTGGCTCGCGATTCACTCCAATTTCGACGGCGCACGGCCTGCACAGCGACGGCATATGGCGCATGCTTTTCGACGAGTTTGGCGCCGTCTGGATGTCCAGCGACCAAGGTATTGCACGAGTTCCCACTAGGCAGCTGCACGCCATGGCCGACTCTTTGGATGAAGGCCTATCCCCCCGCGGGAAGCTTACGCCGATGCTTTTCACTGAAGCAGACGGGATGCCGAATCGCGAGAGCAATCGTGGATCGCCCGCTGGCTGGCGCCTACAGGACGGTCGATTGATTTTCAACAATCTCGAAGGACTGGTGGTCATCTCCCCTCCGTTGACAGCGCGACGCATGCCCGCGCCCCGCACCGCACTCCGGAGCGCCCGCGCCGATGAACGTGACATCGTCATCACCGACACCTCCATTGCGGTGTCGAGTGCAGTACGCCAACTGCGGTTCGAGTACACCGCGCTCTCGTTCATTGCGCCAGACCAGAATAGGTACCGATATCGGCTCGATGGATACGATAACCACTGGGTCTCGGGCGGTACGACGGCGCAGGCGACGTACACTGGTTTACGTCCCGGGCGGTTTGCGTTCCACGTGCAAAGCACGAGCGGCGCGGACTCGACGTACGGGCCCGAGGCAATGGTGTCCGTGCAGATTGTGCCACGCTACTGGCAAACGCTGTGGTTCCGTGCGCTCGCCATTGCCAGTGTGCTGGGCGCGCTGTTCACGCTCTATCGCTACAGGGTTCGTCAGCTGCTCGCTCTGCAGCAGATGCGTTTGCGGATCGCTTCCGATTTGCACGACGACATTGGATCCAATCTCAGTTCGATCGCGCTGTTGAGCAGTATGCTCGAGGATCACGATGAACTCGCCGATCGGGAACGCCAGCAGCTACGGCGCATCAATCGTACAGCCGCCGAGACCGTCGATGCGTTGCGCGACATTGTGTGGCTGGTCAATCCAACCCACGGCGACGTGAATGATCTTGCCGTACGGATGCGCCGAATTGCGTCGGACCTCCTTCCGGGTGTTGCGTTCACGTTGCAGGTGGACACGAAGGGCGAGGCAAAATTGGGCATGTCAGCGATGCGGCACACATTGCTCGTGTACAAAGAGGCCTTGCACAATATTCGCCGGCACGCGGCCGCCTCAGAGGTTCTGGTGGCGCTGTCTGCCGCGCGCGACAACTGCAGACTCTCAATTCGCGATAACGGTCGAGGGTTCGTTGACGGGGCACCGGGCGAAGGGAATGGGTTGGCCAGTATGCATCGTCGGGCAACGCAGCTTGGCGGGTCACTGCGAGTAAACAGCGCAGCTGACCGCGGGACGCACATCCTTCTCGAGTTTTGTCCAGAATGA
- a CDS encoding response regulator transcription factor produces MNERLSGRRAPRPADIWVVEDNAAMRTTLAEVLDNPPLTTCSLACATAEEALTEIAAGRVPTLVLMDLGLPGIGGIAGIEQICHARPDVRVIVLTVHDDEEHVFKSLRAGASGYLMKPVSATQLTAEVTTALQGGAPMNAFIARRVLRHFGDSRPPKPEYGLTARERDVLLRLVNARTIRQIAVELDVSPHTIDTHVRNIYTKLHVTSRSGAVATALRKGLVGGGEND; encoded by the coding sequence ATGAACGAGCGACTCTCCGGACGCCGTGCACCACGACCGGCAGACATCTGGGTGGTGGAGGACAACGCCGCCATGCGTACGACATTGGCTGAAGTCCTCGACAATCCGCCACTGACGACGTGCTCTTTGGCGTGCGCGACGGCCGAGGAGGCACTAACGGAGATTGCCGCGGGCCGAGTGCCAACACTCGTTCTGATGGACCTTGGTCTGCCGGGTATCGGCGGCATTGCGGGAATCGAGCAGATCTGTCATGCCCGACCGGACGTGCGCGTCATCGTGTTGACTGTGCACGATGACGAGGAGCACGTCTTCAAGTCGCTTCGTGCGGGAGCATCCGGCTACCTGATGAAGCCAGTGTCTGCGACACAGCTGACTGCCGAAGTAACGACAGCGCTGCAAGGCGGTGCCCCTATGAATGCGTTCATTGCCCGTAGAGTATTGCGACACTTCGGTGACAGCCGCCCGCCAAAGCCTGAGTACGGCCTGACGGCGCGGGAGCGCGACGTGCTTCTGCGCTTGGTGAACGCCCGCACGATACGCCAGATTGCAGTTGAACTCGACGTCAGTCCGCACACGATCGACACGCATGTCCGCAATATCTACACAAAGCTTCACGTGACATCGCGCTCTGGCGCGGTGGCAACAGCGCTGCGCAAAGGGCTCGTTGGCGGCGGAGAAAATGACTAA